The Tenuifilum sp. 4138str genome contains the following window.
CAACTGTCATTTCAAAAAATGACGGCATAATTTGATCAAAAAAATCTTTATGCTGTGAAATGAACTTAGCAACCTCATCTTCGGGAATCATTTCACCATTTACTCTTATTCGTTCTCTGAAATCCCTTAGGTGTGGGGAAGTGTATAACCCAACTCTGTATCCAGCATTTTGAAGAACGGCAGCCAGCATGTGCGATGTGCTTCCCTTTCCATTTGTCCCTGCAATATGTATTGTTTTAAAAGTTCGATGTGGATGCCCAAAATACTCATCAAGTATAAGGGTATTCCCTAGGTCAGCTTTGTATGCTGCTTTCCCAACCCTTTGAAACATTGGCAGATGTGAGTAGATGTAATCAAGCGCCTCGTTGTAAATCATTTTACTTGGTTTTGGGTGCAAGTTTAGTGATTTTCTAGCTCAAAACTTATTAGCTGTCGGTTAACAAATATTTAGGGTGAAAATGATTGTTTTGATTGAGCTTTTCTTATATTTAGATGAATTTTTAAATCGCAAAACTATGGCAAAGAGTAAAGTGAATAAGATTTTCGTGATTGATACTAATGTCATTCTTCACGACTTTCAGTGTTTGTATAAATTTCAGGACAATGATATTGTTATTCCCATAGTAGTACTTGAGGAACTAGACAAGTTTAAGAAAGGGAACGAACTTATTAATTACCATGCCCGGGAGTTTGTTAGGGAGTTAGATAAGATTGCCGGCGATAAGCTTTTTAACGGAGGCTTGCCTTTAGGGAAAAATCTAGGAAAACTCAGAATTGAAACTGGTAAGCCAATGCCCCCTGAAATGAAAGAGTCATTTGCCGAGTTCACTCCTGATAATAGGATTTTAGCCATAACCATTCATTTGGTTAAGCAGAATCCTGATCGTCCGGTTATACTTGTTACTAAGGATATTAACCTTAGAATGAAAGCCAAATCGCTGGGCATTGTTGCACAGGATTACCTTAACGATAAGGTTGAAGATATTGATAGTTTGAAGAAAGAGATTGAGCTTATTGAAAAGGTTGATGATGCATTAATCCAAAAGCTTTACAATTCCGAGGAGAAACTTTTAGCAAAGGATTTAAAGTTAAAGCCTTACGCTAATCAGTACTATATTTTAAAAGGGAACAAATCGAGTGCACTTGCTCATTACGACAAGGCAACCGATACCCTTGATCGTGTTGAAAAGGTTAGAGCTTATGGTATTGATCCCAGAAATGCGGAGCAAACGTTTGCCCTAGATGCACTCTTGAGGCCCGAGATTCAGCTAGTTGCGCTTACCGGAAAAGCAGGGACAGGCAAAACTCTGCTTGCTCTAGCGGCAGCATTACAGCAGGAAGAGCAGTTCGATCAAATTCTACTTGCCAGACCAATTGTTGCGCTTTCCAATAAAGATATTGGCTTTTTACCGGGTGATGTTGATGAAAAAATTGGACCATACATGCAGCCCCTATTCGATAACCTAGGTGTTATAAAAAATAGGTTTAAACCAACAAGCAAAGATTACATGCATATTGAAGAGATGCAACGTACCGATAAACTTGTAATTACACCATTGGCATATATTAGGGGACGAAGCCTTTCAAATGTTTTCTTCATTGTTGACGAGGCACAAAACCTCACTCCACACGAGATTAAGACAATTATTACCCGGGCAGGTGAGGGTACTAAGTTTGTGTTTACAGGCGATATCCATCAAATTGACCACCCTTACCTCGATATGAAATCGAATGGGTTAACCTATTTAAGCGATAGAATGCATGGCCAGGAGATATTTGCCCACATTAATCTTGTAAAGGGCGAGCGTAGCTACTTGGCCGAATTGGCTAGCAATTTGCTTTAACTTAAACCAGTTTATAAATGGCAAAAACGTTGCTCATACTCCGTCATGCCAAATCCTCTTGGGCCGAGGCCGATAAAGCAGATAAGGATAGGGCATTAAAAGCCAAAGGTATAAGCGACATTGTTAACACCGCGAGGGCTATTGCACCCAAGGTGCAAGGGTTAGATCTGATTATTACTAGTTCTGCTAACCGTGCGGTGCATACAGCAATACTTTTTGCCGAAACCATTGGTTTTCCGCATGATAAAATCCGGATAGAGCCAATGGTTTACCAGGCCGATGAAAGAGAGTTGGTGGAGATGATTAAATCATTACCCGATGAATACAAAAGTGTAATGGTGGTAGGGCATAATCCAACACTTACCTATTTGGTAAACACTTTTGTAGCCAATCGCATTCATGAACTACCAACATCGGGACTTGTTGGGGTTAAGTTTGACATTAACAGTTGGATAGAACTCTCTGCCGAAAAGGTATATTCTGTTTTTCAGAGCTTTGATTGGTAGTTTAACAATTTCTTAACATCAGTGTTTAACCTGTAAACGGTTAATCAATTAATATTGCCCGAAATACTAGATTTGAATGGCACCAAAAAAAATACCTCTTGTTAACCGTGAGCTAAGCTGGTTGGCATTTAATGGCAGAGTGTTGCAGGAAGCCGCAAATCCATCAGTCCCGTTAATTGAACGTATTCGTTTCCTTGGAATTTTTTCGAACAACCTCGATGAGTTTTTCCGGGTGAGGGTTGCCACCCTACGCCGTTTATTGGTAGTTGAAAAGGGGGCAAAAAAGATTATGGGCGATAATCCCCGTAAAATTCTCGAAAAGATCCAACGGATAGTTATTGACTATCAGAAAAAGTTCGACAACACATTTCAGGAAATTATTGATGAGCTAAGAAAGGAGAATATCTATCTCATTAACGAAACACAGCTGTCAGCTGGGCAAATTGATTACCTTAACAGCTATTTCGACGATCACATCTCGGAATTTTTGGCACCGGTAATTTTAAAGCGGAACAATAAATTCCCTGAACTGGTCGATCAATCCATTTACCTAGCGGTTAAGCTTACTAACAGTCAAAAACCCAATACAAAGGAGTTTGCACTCATCGAAATCCCTTCGAGGTTTGTAAAACGTTTTATTCAGTTACCGAACGAAGGCGATAAAAGTTTTATTATCCTCCTCGACGATGTAATCAGGCTTTGCCTATCCAAGGTATTCAAGATACTTCCTTTCGATACTTTTGAGGCATACACTGTAAAGATTACGCGCGACGCAGAGCTCGATGTGGATAATGATATTTCTGAGAGCCTTTTGGAGAAGATATCAAAGGGAGTTAAGAATAGGAAACGTGGCGAACCGGTAAGGCTTGTTTACGATGAAAAAATTCCTACTGACTTACTAAAGTTCATTGTGAAAGGGCTTAATTTGGACGAGGATGATTATGTTATTCCGGGAGGGCGGTATCACAACTTCAAGGATTTTATCCGATTTCCCAGCTTGGGACGAAATCACCTTATAAATTTACCGCTTGAGCCCGTTAGTGTCAAGGAATTAGATGAGGCTACTCGCATAATGGATATTATGTCCGATCACGATTTCATGCTTCATTATCCTTTCCATAGCTTCCAGTATTACATTCGCTTGTTACGTGAGGCTGCTCTTGATCCTGCTGTTAAATCAATTCATATTACCCTTTACAGGGTTGCCACTGAATCGCGTGTTGTGCATGCATTAATCAATGCTGCTCAAAACGGTAAAAAAGTTACAGCCATAGTTGAGTTACGTGCCCGTTTCGATGAGAATGCAAACATTTACTGGTCAAAACAAATGCAGGAAGCCGGTATTAACGTAATTTTCGGGGTGCCCGGTTTAAAGGTGCATAGTAAAATGACACTTATTACCCGTCAGGAAAAAAACAAGGAACGTAGGTGTGTAGTGGTGAGCACCGGTAATTTTCATGAGGGGAACGCAAACATCTATACAGATGTTAACCTTTTTACTGCCGATTCAAGAATAACCTCTGAAATACTTAAGGTTTTTACTTTTCTTGAAACAAATTACAAGACATTTTCATACAAGCATTTGCTAGTTGCTCCATTCAACATGCGCAGGCGCTTATACTCATTAATTGATACTGAAATTGAGAATGCTGCAAAAGGACTCCCTGCCTACCTTATTGGAAAAATTAATAACCTGGTTGACGAGGAGATGATAAAGAAACTATACCAGGCGAGCAGGGCAGGTGTAAAGATTAAACTTGTGGTAAGGGGAACATGTGCTCTTGTGCCAGGCCTAAAGGGCATTAGCGAGAATATTGAGGTATATGGAATTGTTGATAGGTTTTTGGAGCACTCTCGCATTTTCATATTTGCTAATGGGGGTAATGAAGTATGCTATATTTCATCGGCCGACTGGATGACCCGAAACCTTGACTACCGCATTGAAGTGGCAACTCCTATTTACAGTAAACCCCTAATTGAGGAGATGAAAACGGTGGTTAACTATGCGCTTCGCGACAATGTGAAAGCGCGTTTGGTTAACCATGGTGGTTGCAATGAGTTTAAGCCCTGTAAAGAGGGTGAACCCGAGTTTCGTTCACAACTGGAACTTTATAGCTTTTATCAAAATATTGAAAGGCACAAGAACAGAGAGGTAAAATGAAGATACTAAAGTTTGCCGCAATTGACATAGGTTCAAACGCAGCCCGGTTGCTACTTACAAACGTGGTGGAGGATGGAGAAACTGTAGTTTTTAGCAAGTCCTCGCTGGTGCGAGTTCCTATCAGGTTAGGCGAGGATGCTTTTTCTATTGGTCACATCAGTGAACACAGAGCTCAGAAACTGCTCAAAACCATGATTGCATTCAAAAACCTGATGGAAGCGCAGGATGTAGTTGCTTATAGGGCATGTGCCACATCGGCAATGCGTTCGAGCAGCAATGCGCTTGAACTTGTTAGTATGGTTAAGCAGCATGCAAACATTAACATAGAGATTATTGATGGATCACGCGAAGCCGAAATAATTTACGCTAATGGTATTGCAGAGATGCTTGACCATGATAGACCTTATATATATGTTGATGTGGGTGGTGGTAGCACTGAAATTACTGTTTTTGAAAAAGGTGAAATCAAGGCATCAAGCTCTTTTAATATTGGAACTATTCGCATTCTTAAGGGAATGATTGGAAAACCCCATTTTGATCAGATGCGCGATTGGCTTAAGAGTGTAGTGAAAAAGAAAGACCAACCTAAAATTATTGGGTCAGGTGGAAATGTCAATAAGCTTTACAAGCTTGCACGTAAACCAATAGGAGAGCCGTTATACCAAAAGGAAGTGAAAAATTTATTCAAATTCTTGGACAGTTACTCTGTTGAGGATAGGATTAAGTTTCTTAGCTTAAACCCTGACCGTGCAGATGTTATTATACCGGCAACCAAAATATTTCTTAAGGTGATGAAATGGACTGGTGCAAAGGAGGTGATAGTTCCTACAATTGGTATTTCCGACGGTATTATTCGTACGCTTTACGCTGATTATAAGCAGAGTCTTGCGTTGCAACAATAGCACCATCTGTTACAATCTAATATTCATTTGGTGTAAACCTTAATGGTTTTCATTTGTTACCTTTGCAAAAATTTTTTACAATGAACCAGGGGAGAAAGCGTGTTGCATTCTACACGCTGGGGTGCAAGTTGAATTTTTCAGAATCATCTACCATTGCCCGTCAGTTTGCCGATATGGGCTACGAGCGTGTTTCGCCCGATTCGGAGGCCGACGTTTATGTAATTAATACCTGTTCAGTAACCGAGCATGCCGATAAGAAATGCCGTCAGGCAATCCGGAAGTTCACAGCCAAATCGCCCAACGCTATGGTTGCAGTGGTGGGTTGCTATGCTCAGCTCAAGCCCGATGAAATTGCACAAATTGATGGGGTTGACTTCGTGCTTGGTGCAGCTGATAAGTTTAATCTTCCTCATCTGATTGGGAATGATGCTAAAAAGAAAAATGTAAAAGTTTATAGTTGCGATATAGATACGGTAAGTGATTTTTTCCCTGCATACTCAACTGGCGATAGAACACGATCGTTCCTCAAGGTTCAGGATGGTTGCGATTACCATTGCAGCTACTGCACAATACCACTTGCGCGTGGTAAAAGCCGCAATATGCCCATTAGTCAAATAGTGGAGCAGGCCAAAGCTATAGCCCGTCAGAATGTTAAAGAGATTATTCTTACAGGTGTCAATACAGGCGATTTTGGCAAGTCCACTGGCGAAACATTTCTGGAGCTCATCCAACAGCTCGATAGGGTAGAAGGAATTGAGCGCTTCCGAATTTCGTCCATTGAGCCAAATCTTATTACCCCTGAAATTGTCGATTTTGTGGCACAATCGGCTAAGTTCCTTCCCCACTTCCATATACCGCTTCAATCGGGTTCAAATAGGATACTTGCGCTTATGCGCAGGCGTTACCGCCGTGAACTCTTTGCCGAACGCATTGAGCTAATCCGAAGCCGAATGCCCGACACCTTTTTTGGTGTAGATGTAATTGTTGGCTTTCCAGGCGAAACCGACGACGATTTTAGCGATGCATTCCGTTTTATTGAGCAGGTGAAACCATCATTCTTACATATTTTCCCTTATTCAGAGCGTCCAAATACCCCTGCCACCGAACTTGAAGGCAAGGTAAGCCCTAAGGTGGTTAAGCAAAGGGTAACACTTTTAGCCGAGCTATCCGATAGGTTACATAAGGAATTTTTCCTGAAACATATTGGTCAAATCCGTCCTGTCCTTGTGGAATCGTCACGTAAAGGCGATTATATGTTCGGTTTTACCGATAACTATATTAAAGTAGGTGTTCCTTTCGATAAAGGGCAAGCAGGCAAAGTTGTAAAAGTGCGGTTAGAAAAGTTTACCCCCGATGGGTTTGTTGAAGGTTTAGTGATTTAGTGTTGCCAATCCTATTGGGAATAAAAGCAAAAAGCCGGAGTATCTCCGGCTCAAATTTTTAACGAAACAAGTATTGGTTTAAAGATCGAAATTGCCGGAGTATGAATCAACATACGATGGGGCAACAGTTAGTCCCCTGGCCGATGCCCAGCTTTTCATTTGCGTGCAAGCGTAGCTGCAGTCAGGCTCAAGGTAAATGTAACCCTTATAATCAAAGCCATACATCTGGTAGTAGGTAAATACTCCGTTCTTCATGGTAGCATCGCCGTCGTAGGAGTATGTAGTGGTGCTTGAAGCCACAGCAACAACTCTACCAGTCGCCTTAAGGGCGGTTTTCATTGCACCTATTTGGCATGCATCAAAGCAGAACATCATCTTGGTGCTCTTGGCTGTTGAGAATTTTGTTTTAAACCATGAGCTGCTTATGTAGTAAAGATCAGTGGTAACAATATTACCGTTACTGCCGTGACCTGAGTAGCAAAAAGCAATTTCAGTACCTGCAGCGGCCTTGCTAACCAAACTGTTAATTGCCGATTGAATATTGGCTGAGGTTGCATTGCGATTCAGAAGAATGGTAACGGAGTATCCTTCCTTTACAAGCCTGTTTTTCCAGTCGGTTGCGTCATCGTCGCAGTATTGAAGGTCATACTGAGTTCCGGAGTAATCGGAAATACCAATAACCAAGGCATACTTTGCACCTTTAGGGGTGTTTTCATCAACTTTAACAAGATCAGCATCCTTCTCTGTTAGGGTGAACTGCTCAATAATGTCCTGTGGACGTGTGTCGAGCGTAGCAAAATCGGGGCGAACTGTCCATTGACTTTCGTTGGGTTTCTGAACCAATTCGTCATCTTCCTTTGAACAGCTTACAGCAATTGCTGAAGCAAAAATTGCCAAAACGGCAAATCTTAAAATTTTGTTTCTCATAGGTTTTGGTTTAGTTGGTTTGTTATTTTTTAATGGCAATGGCAAGTTAATCCTTGTTTTACCCGAAATCAATTAAAGTCGACAAAAGGCTGATATTGAAGCACATAAAGCAAATAACAACCAACCAACAACCTATTCTAATGTTTTTTAGTGGAATAACCAGAAAATTACTCAAGTGCAAATTTTACTTCTGTAGGAAAGCCCTAATTGGCGCTTAGTAAAATATGCCTTTACTGTTGTTGTAATAAAATCTTAGTTCTTGTACCGGCTGTTCACTCCATTCAGCCCTACTAATCGCCAATACCTTGCCCCTTGCGATTTGTAGTAAACAAGAATATTGTAAGCGTTTTCAGTTTCAAAAAAATTCGCCTCAATGCGGTTAAAGTCAGGTGTAGCCAAACCTTGGGAAACAAATACATACTTGTAGTTATAAAAGCCTTGTTTTAAAAGTAATCGGGTTTCGTAGCAGTTGCATTCCGGATTATATTTCAATTTGAAATTTGGGTTAAGCTCCCAACCGCTTAGCTCGCCAAATATATAGATATCGCCATCGAACTGAACGTCGTTGCTGAGGGTGAAATATACCCATGTGTAATCGGCTTCCTCTTGGCTTTCTGTAACATCATCGCATTTAACAATGAATTTACCGTTAATATCAGCGCTTTCGCTATAACGGTATGTTTTTACTCTTTTATCGGGCGTAAGTATGGTATGGTAAACACCATCGTATTGTTTTATGCCTTGTATTTCGGCAACCTGATAATGAAACGATTTTAGGTTTAGTTGCCTGAACTCATTTCCCCCTTCAAATATGGGTGATGTTGGGGTGTGGTAAATCAACATATGGCCATCGCTGAAATGTGGAGTATTAAAAGTCAGCTGGTTGTAGGGTTGGTTGTTTTGGTATAAAAGAACAACAACATCGTTATTAGGGTCAACCTTTCCAAGTAGAGCAGTACTAACCGTTAGTTCCATTTGCTGGTGGGTGCTTTGAATACTTGGTTCAATGGGTTGACGAATAAGGGCATCAGCTTTTACCAGTGGCTCATATACCCTAAACTGTTGTTGAAGAACAATTTCGCTCCTATTGCTTTGCCTTACAACTTGCACGATGTAATTACCTGAAAGCTTAAGCTTAAGGTTACTATTTGGTATTGTAAGGGTATAGTGCCTATATTGCACCAACGTTCCGGAAGAATACCGATAATCGTGAATGGGGTTAAAGTCAAAACCATCGGCATACTCCATGAACACCATATTTGTAGGGTTCCAGCTATAGTCGCAATGAATTACGGTGTATTCGTATTGCTCCGTTTCATCTGATAAATCGTCGAATTCCAAAGTTATAGTTTCGTCGGTATTCAACTCAATTATTGGTTGAGTTAGCTCAAAACCGGTTTTGTAGGCTTTAACCGATTTTATGTTTGTTTTCCAGTGGTTCGATAATTTTTCAGGTTTTCCAAAAACATTTCCAGCCACTTCTCTGTTATTTGAGTAACAAAGCAGAGGGGTTAATATGGATATGATAAAAATAGATATATTAATATCTATATATCTGCTAAATTTGATATACATCAATTAATATTTTTGTTAACGTGTTACCAAAGATACTACATTTGTGGCTGAGTTTTTTTAAGCAGGAGTTCAAAATTCCTTAAATTTGTTTTAGCAAAACACTAAAATAATGTCTAAACCAATTAAAATCAAACGTGGATTGAATATCCCGTTAAAGGGTTCAGCTGAGAAGGTGCTGGTTCGCCTCGATAAGGCTGAAACTTACGGGGTTAAGCCAACCGACTTTCCCGGGCTTGTGCCCAAGCTCAATGTTGCGGTTGGCGATAAGGTCAGGGCGGGTTCGCCATTGTTTCACGACAAGTATAGGCCTAACATTGTATTTTCATCGCCTGTTAGCGGTGAAGTGGTTGATGTTAGGCGTGGAGAACGCAGGGTAATACTGGAGGT
Protein-coding sequences here:
- a CDS encoding Ppx/GppA phosphatase family protein; protein product: MKILKFAAIDIGSNAARLLLTNVVEDGETVVFSKSSLVRVPIRLGEDAFSIGHISEHRAQKLLKTMIAFKNLMEAQDVVAYRACATSAMRSSSNALELVSMVKQHANINIEIIDGSREAEIIYANGIAEMLDHDRPYIYVDVGGGSTEITVFEKGEIKASSSFNIGTIRILKGMIGKPHFDQMRDWLKSVVKKKDQPKIIGSGGNVNKLYKLARKPIGEPLYQKEVKNLFKFLDSYSVEDRIKFLSLNPDRADVIIPATKIFLKVMKWTGAKEVIVPTIGISDGIIRTLYADYKQSLALQQ
- the mtaB gene encoding tRNA (N(6)-L-threonylcarbamoyladenosine(37)-C(2))-methylthiotransferase MtaB; its protein translation is MNQGRKRVAFYTLGCKLNFSESSTIARQFADMGYERVSPDSEADVYVINTCSVTEHADKKCRQAIRKFTAKSPNAMVAVVGCYAQLKPDEIAQIDGVDFVLGAADKFNLPHLIGNDAKKKNVKVYSCDIDTVSDFFPAYSTGDRTRSFLKVQDGCDYHCSYCTIPLARGKSRNMPISQIVEQAKAIARQNVKEIILTGVNTGDFGKSTGETFLELIQQLDRVEGIERFRISSIEPNLITPEIVDFVAQSAKFLPHFHIPLQSGSNRILALMRRRYRRELFAERIELIRSRMPDTFFGVDVIVGFPGETDDDFSDAFRFIEQVKPSFLHIFPYSERPNTPATELEGKVSPKVVKQRVTLLAELSDRLHKEFFLKHIGQIRPVLVESSRKGDYMFGFTDNYIKVGVPFDKGQAGKVVKVRLEKFTPDGFVEGLVI
- a CDS encoding SixA phosphatase family protein — translated: MAKTLLILRHAKSSWAEADKADKDRALKAKGISDIVNTARAIAPKVQGLDLIITSSANRAVHTAILFAETIGFPHDKIRIEPMVYQADERELVEMIKSLPDEYKSVMVVGHNPTLTYLVNTFVANRIHELPTSGLVGVKFDINSWIELSAEKVYSVFQSFDW
- a CDS encoding PhoH family protein — its product is MAKSKVNKIFVIDTNVILHDFQCLYKFQDNDIVIPIVVLEELDKFKKGNELINYHAREFVRELDKIAGDKLFNGGLPLGKNLGKLRIETGKPMPPEMKESFAEFTPDNRILAITIHLVKQNPDRPVILVTKDINLRMKAKSLGIVAQDYLNDKVEDIDSLKKEIELIEKVDDALIQKLYNSEEKLLAKDLKLKPYANQYYILKGNKSSALAHYDKATDTLDRVEKVRAYGIDPRNAEQTFALDALLRPEIQLVALTGKAGTGKTLLALAAALQQEEQFDQILLARPIVALSNKDIGFLPGDVDEKIGPYMQPLFDNLGVIKNRFKPTSKDYMHIEEMQRTDKLVITPLAYIRGRSLSNVFFIVDEAQNLTPHEIKTIITRAGEGTKFVFTGDIHQIDHPYLDMKSNGLTYLSDRMHGQEIFAHINLVKGERSYLAELASNLL
- a CDS encoding DUF5103 domain-containing protein, producing MYIKFSRYIDINISIFIISILTPLLCYSNNREVAGNVFGKPEKLSNHWKTNIKSVKAYKTGFELTQPIIELNTDETITLEFDDLSDETEQYEYTVIHCDYSWNPTNMVFMEYADGFDFNPIHDYRYSSGTLVQYRHYTLTIPNSNLKLKLSGNYIVQVVRQSNRSEIVLQQQFRVYEPLVKADALIRQPIEPSIQSTHQQMELTVSTALLGKVDPNNDVVVLLYQNNQPYNQLTFNTPHFSDGHMLIYHTPTSPIFEGGNEFRQLNLKSFHYQVAEIQGIKQYDGVYHTILTPDKRVKTYRYSESADINGKFIVKCDDVTESQEEADYTWVYFTLSNDVQFDGDIYIFGELSGWELNPNFKLKYNPECNCYETRLLLKQGFYNYKYVFVSQGLATPDFNRIEANFFETENAYNILVYYKSQGARYWRLVGLNGVNSRYKN
- a CDS encoding caspase family protein translates to MRNKILRFAVLAIFASAIAVSCSKEDDELVQKPNESQWTVRPDFATLDTRPQDIIEQFTLTEKDADLVKVDENTPKGAKYALVIGISDYSGTQYDLQYCDDDATDWKNRLVKEGYSVTILLNRNATSANIQSAINSLVSKAAAGTEIAFCYSGHGSNGNIVTTDLYYISSSWFKTKFSTAKSTKMMFCFDACQIGAMKTALKATGRVVAVASSTTTYSYDGDATMKNGVFTYYQMYGFDYKGYIYLEPDCSYACTQMKSWASARGLTVAPSYVDSYSGNFDL
- a CDS encoding RNA degradosome polyphosphate kinase — translated: MAPKKIPLVNRELSWLAFNGRVLQEAANPSVPLIERIRFLGIFSNNLDEFFRVRVATLRRLLVVEKGAKKIMGDNPRKILEKIQRIVIDYQKKFDNTFQEIIDELRKENIYLINETQLSAGQIDYLNSYFDDHISEFLAPVILKRNNKFPELVDQSIYLAVKLTNSQKPNTKEFALIEIPSRFVKRFIQLPNEGDKSFIILLDDVIRLCLSKVFKILPFDTFEAYTVKITRDAELDVDNDISESLLEKISKGVKNRKRGEPVRLVYDEKIPTDLLKFIVKGLNLDEDDYVIPGGRYHNFKDFIRFPSLGRNHLINLPLEPVSVKELDEATRIMDIMSDHDFMLHYPFHSFQYYIRLLREAALDPAVKSIHITLYRVATESRVVHALINAAQNGKKVTAIVELRARFDENANIYWSKQMQEAGINVIFGVPGLKVHSKMTLITRQEKNKERRCVVVSTGNFHEGNANIYTDVNLFTADSRITSEILKVFTFLETNYKTFSYKHLLVAPFNMRRRLYSLIDTEIENAAKGLPAYLIGKINNLVDEEMIKKLYQASRAGVKIKLVVRGTCALVPGLKGISENIEVYGIVDRFLEHSRIFIFANGGNEVCYISSADWMTRNLDYRIEVATPIYSKPLIEEMKTVVNYALRDNVKARLVNHGGCNEFKPCKEGEPEFRSQLELYSFYQNIERHKNREVK